A genomic window from Blattabacterium cuenoti includes:
- a CDS encoding diphosphomevalonate/mevalonate 3,5-bisphosphate decarboxylase family protein has product MFEKKFFFNTKKYSIISNGVVTKKSPSNIALIKYWGKKQNKIQIPLNSSMSYTLGEVYTVTRLSFSMIERKKRSIKLFFSGKEKKSFLPKILKFFHRISFYCSYLQYFNFVIETYNNFPHSSGIASSASSMSALSLCIMEIEKKLVSSLKEDFFLKKASFLSRLGSGSACRSIYPGLVVWGYHKSIKNSNNLYAIPYPYKVHPIFTKILDTILVIDETPKKILSSTGHQFMSNNPYAKSRLKCAHKNMNRLISILKMGDFKEFGKLIEHEALTLHAMIMTSDPYFLCMKPNTINVLYKVWDFRKQSKKNLYFTLDAGANVHLLYPIKEKKFILKWIYSELFSFCKKIIESFCQ; this is encoded by the coding sequence ATATTTGAAAAAAAGTTTTTTTTTAATACAAAAAAATATTCTATAATTTCAAATGGAGTAGTAACAAAAAAAAGTCCTTCCAATATAGCTTTGATAAAATATTGGGGAAAGAAACAAAATAAAATTCAAATTCCATTGAATTCTTCTATGAGTTACACTCTAGGAGAGGTTTACACGGTAACTAGATTAAGTTTTTCTATGATAGAAAGAAAAAAAAGATCTATCAAACTTTTTTTTTCTGGAAAAGAAAAAAAAAGTTTTCTTCCAAAAATTTTAAAATTTTTTCATAGAATTTCATTTTATTGTTCTTATTTACAATATTTTAATTTTGTTATAGAAACTTATAATAATTTTCCACATAGTAGTGGTATAGCTTCTTCTGCTTCCTCCATGAGTGCTTTATCTTTATGTATCATGGAAATAGAAAAAAAGTTAGTTTCTTCTTTGAAAGAAGATTTTTTTTTAAAAAAAGCTTCTTTTTTATCCAGATTAGGATCTGGAAGTGCCTGTAGATCTATATATCCTGGACTTGTAGTTTGGGGCTATCATAAATCTATAAAAAATAGTAATAATCTTTATGCTATCCCTTATCCTTATAAAGTCCACCCCATTTTTACAAAAATATTAGATACTATTTTAGTCATAGATGAAACACCTAAAAAAATATTAAGTTCCACAGGACATCAATTCATGAGTAATAACCCTTATGCTAAGTCTAGATTAAAATGTGCTCATAAAAATATGAATAGACTTATATCCATATTAAAAATGGGAGATTTTAAAGAATTTGGAAAATTAATAGAACATGAAGCTTTGACTCTTCATGCTATGATTATGACCTCTGATCCCTATTTTTTATGTATGAAACCCAATACAATTAACGTACTTTATAAAGTATGGGATTTTAGAAAACAAAGCAAAAAAAATCTCTATTTTACCTTAGATGCAGGTGCTAATGTTCATCTTTTATATCCTATTAAAGAAAAAAAATTCATCTTAAAATGGATTTATAGTGAGTTATTTTCTTTTTGTAAAAAAATTATCGAAAGTTTTTGTCAATAA
- a CDS encoding pyridoxal phosphate-dependent aminotransferase: protein MKNRLSHRLQNISYSQTLYMSQKARELRNKGYDIINLSIGEPNFYPPDFILNAAKKAIDEGYHYYTPVSGYLELRKIICKKFYRDNGLKYTPSQIVVSTGGKQSIMNVFLSVLNKNDEVIIPSPYWVSYYQMVKLCEAIPVIIPTNMKTNFKINPKQLEKVITHKTKLFIFSTPCNPTGSVYSYQELEDLVKIFKKYPKILILSDEIYEHICYAEKHTSIAIFSDIHHQVITLNGLSKAFSMTGWRIGYIGATEWISKACEKIQGQITSCANSIAQRAAISALLASPTKIVDMIKEFKKRRNLVLDMMKEIPGFQFNKPNGAFYVFPNVSDIFGKKFNGKIIKNSDELSNFLLEKAQVAIVSGSAFGDNESIRISYSSKDDQIIEAFTRIKKVLK from the coding sequence ATGAAAAATAGATTATCCCACCGTTTACAAAATATTTCTTATTCTCAAACTTTATATATGTCTCAGAAAGCTAGAGAATTAAGAAATAAAGGATACGACATTATTAACTTGAGTATAGGAGAACCTAATTTTTATCCACCGGATTTTATTTTAAATGCGGCAAAAAAAGCTATTGATGAAGGATATCATTACTATACTCCAGTATCCGGATATTTAGAACTTAGAAAAATAATATGCAAAAAATTTTATCGTGATAATGGGTTGAAATATACTCCATCTCAAATTGTAGTTTCTACTGGGGGGAAACAATCGATTATGAATGTTTTTTTATCTGTTTTAAACAAAAATGATGAAGTAATTATTCCCTCTCCCTATTGGGTAAGTTATTATCAAATGGTAAAATTGTGTGAAGCTATTCCTGTGATTATACCAACCAATATGAAAACAAATTTCAAAATTAATCCAAAACAGTTAGAAAAAGTTATTACTCATAAAACCAAATTATTTATTTTTAGCACACCATGTAATCCTACGGGGAGTGTTTATTCTTATCAAGAATTAGAAGATTTAGTAAAAATTTTTAAAAAATATCCAAAAATACTTATTCTTTCAGATGAAATTTATGAACATATTTGTTATGCAGAAAAACATACTAGTATTGCTATTTTTTCTGATATTCATCATCAAGTCATTACTTTAAATGGATTATCTAAAGCTTTTTCTATGACTGGATGGAGAATTGGATATATTGGTGCTACAGAATGGATTTCTAAGGCTTGTGAAAAAATACAGGGTCAAATCACTTCTTGTGCTAATTCTATAGCACAACGTGCAGCTATTTCTGCATTACTAGCTTCCCCAACGAAAATTGTAGATATGATCAAAGAATTTAAAAAAAGAAGAAATCTAGTTTTAGATATGATGAAAGAAATCCCTGGATTTCAGTTTAATAAACCGAACGGAGCTTTTTATGTCTTTCCAAATGTTTCAGATATTTTTGGAAAAAAATTCAATGGAAAAATTATTAAAAATTCGGATGAATTATCTAATTTTCTTCTTGAAAAAGCTCAAGTAGCTATTGTTAGTGGAAGTGCTTTTGGAGATAATGAAAGTATACGTATTTCTTATTCATCCAAAGATGATCAAATTATAGAAGCCTTTACAAGAATAAAAAAAGTATTAAAATAA
- the rsmG gene encoding 16S rRNA (guanine(527)-N(7))-methyltransferase RsmG, whose product MELIKKYFPNLLNKQIDQLFSLKNLYAYWNASVNLISRKTFYNCFYQKHVLFCLGIAKVFTFYPGSSVMDLGTGGGFPGIPLSIVFPNTEFILVDSIHKKIKILEKIIFHLRLNNAHAICIRAEKLENKFDFVVSRYVDKIYKIHNFIKNKFKYKSNNHIQNGALYLKGGILYEELKKFPHAIEYPLMNYFQEPFFQTKKVIWISNI is encoded by the coding sequence ATGGAATTGATTAAAAAATATTTTCCAAATCTATTGAATAAACAAATTGATCAATTATTCTCTTTAAAAAATTTATATGCCTATTGGAATGCTTCTGTCAATCTTATTTCTAGAAAAACATTTTACAATTGTTTTTATCAAAAACATGTTCTTTTTTGTTTAGGAATTGCTAAAGTTTTTACTTTTTATCCTGGATCTAGTGTAATGGATTTAGGAACAGGAGGGGGATTTCCAGGAATTCCTTTATCTATCGTTTTTCCTAATACAGAATTTATATTAGTGGATTCTATTCATAAAAAAATTAAAATATTAGAAAAAATTATTTTTCATTTAAGATTAAATAATGCGCATGCTATTTGTATACGTGCAGAAAAATTAGAAAATAAATTTGATTTTGTAGTTAGCAGATATGTAGATAAAATATATAAAATTCATAATTTTATAAAAAATAAATTTAAATACAAATCTAATAATCATATTCAAAATGGAGCCTTATATCTAAAAGGAGGAATCCTTTATGAGGAATTAAAAAAATTTCCTCATGCAATAGAATATCCTCTAATGAATTATTTTCAAGAACCTTTTTTTCAAACTAAAAAAGTGATTTGGATTTCCAATATTTAG
- a CDS encoding amidohydrolase family protein, with product MNPKKKFLEKVKKKGGWVNAHAHLDRAYTLNKKNFQYSYHSLKKKWYLVDEMKRLATEEDIYIRMEKALEYFLKQGTQALCTFIDVDEIIEDRALKAAKKLKNNYDHSIHIRFSNQVLKGVLDKKAKYWFDKSVDFVDIIGGLPAKDYGREEEHLDVLLKTAKNKGKLVHVHVDQFNTSEEKETEQLAKKTIEHGMQGKVVAIHSISLAAHTRKYRYEIYQLMKKANLMVISCPIAWIDHTRSERLTPSHNSITPVDEMVPEGIIVAFGTDNICDIYKPFSDGNLWIELRVMLEACHYYDIDSLVKISTENGLKVLGLLDQ from the coding sequence ATGAATCCTAAAAAAAAATTTTTAGAAAAAGTAAAAAAAAAAGGAGGATGGGTAAATGCTCATGCTCATTTGGATAGAGCTTATACTCTAAACAAAAAAAATTTTCAATATTCTTATCATTCTCTTAAAAAAAAATGGTATTTAGTGGATGAAATGAAACGTTTAGCTACAGAAGAGGATATTTATATTCGTATGGAAAAAGCTTTGGAATATTTTTTAAAACAAGGAACACAAGCTTTGTGTACTTTTATTGATGTGGATGAAATTATTGAAGATAGAGCATTAAAAGCAGCAAAAAAATTAAAAAATAATTATGATCATTCGATACATATTCGTTTTTCTAATCAAGTTCTTAAAGGTGTTTTAGATAAAAAAGCTAAATATTGGTTCGATAAATCCGTAGATTTTGTGGATATTATTGGAGGATTACCCGCTAAAGATTATGGAAGAGAAGAGGAACATCTCGATGTTTTACTAAAAACAGCTAAAAATAAAGGAAAACTAGTACATGTACATGTAGATCAATTTAATACTAGTGAAGAAAAAGAAACTGAACAATTAGCAAAAAAAACTATTGAACATGGAATGCAAGGAAAAGTAGTAGCGATACATAGTATTTCTTTAGCTGCACATACTAGAAAATATAGGTATGAAATATATCAATTGATGAAAAAAGCTAATTTAATGGTTATATCTTGTCCTATTGCTTGGATTGATCATACTAGAAGTGAACGCTTGACTCCAAGTCATAATTCTATTACTCCAGTAGATGAAATGGTTCCTGAAGGGATAATAGTGGCTTTTGGAACAGATAATATATGTGATATCTACAAACCTTTTTCTGATGGAAATCTTTGGATAGAATTACGTGTTATGTTAGAAGCTTGTCATTATTATGATATAGATTCTTTAGTAAAAATTTCTACGGAAAACGGATTAAAAGTCTTAGGATTATTAGATCAATAA
- the lysS gene encoding lysine--tRNA ligase → MPHLSEQQIIRRKKLEKIKLLGINPYPSKEYVITKNICKIKNNFIEKEPISIAGRLIRLRILGKASFGEIKDHTGRIQIYLNKNLLSSENIKKEDSYNIFLKKLLDIGDIIGVEGFLFKTKMDEMTIHVQKITLLSKSLRPLPQVKIDKNKKIYDAFSSTEQRYRMRYVDIMVNDHVKDIFLKRTRIIREIRNFLDHKGYLEVETPILQSIPGGAIARPFITYHNSLGIPLYLRIANELYLKRLIIGGFHGVYEFSKNFRNEGMDRFHNPEFTVLELYVAYKDYYWMMKLTEELMKCIYKNVQKNDPEIFIENQLISLKTPFPRIPILDAIQKHTGFDLIDMEEDHLREVCKKLHIEENRKMSKAKMIETIFEEKCEKHYKNPTFIIDYPIEMSPLTKRHRNKKNLSERFELIINGQEIANSYSELNDPIDQIDRFREQISLYKNTDESMFLDQDFIRALEFGMPPTAGIGIGIDRLVMLLTKQNSIQEVLFFPQMRPKKRK, encoded by the coding sequence ATGCCCCACTTATCAGAACAACAAATTATACGTAGAAAAAAATTAGAAAAAATAAAATTATTAGGAATAAACCCTTATCCATCTAAAGAATATGTAATTACAAAAAATATTTGTAAAATAAAAAATAATTTTATAGAAAAAGAACCCATCAGTATAGCCGGACGTTTAATACGTTTACGTATTTTAGGAAAAGCTTCTTTTGGAGAAATTAAAGATCATACTGGACGTATACAAATATATTTGAATAAAAATTTATTGTCCTCAGAAAATATTAAAAAAGAGGATTCATATAATATTTTTTTAAAAAAACTTCTAGATATAGGAGATATTATTGGAGTGGAAGGTTTTTTATTTAAGACGAAAATGGATGAAATGACTATCCATGTACAAAAAATCACTTTATTGTCTAAATCTTTACGACCTTTACCACAAGTAAAAATAGATAAAAATAAAAAAATATATGATGCTTTTTCCAGTACAGAACAACGTTATCGTATGCGTTATGTAGATATTATGGTGAATGATCATGTCAAAGATATTTTTTTAAAACGGACTCGGATCATACGAGAAATTAGAAATTTTCTAGATCATAAAGGGTATCTAGAAGTAGAGACTCCAATTTTACAGTCCATTCCTGGTGGAGCTATAGCTCGTCCTTTTATTACTTATCATAATTCTCTTGGTATCCCATTGTATTTACGTATCGCTAATGAACTTTATTTAAAACGACTAATTATTGGTGGATTTCATGGAGTCTATGAATTTTCTAAAAATTTTAGAAATGAGGGGATGGATCGTTTTCATAATCCAGAATTTACTGTTTTAGAGCTTTATGTAGCTTATAAAGATTATTATTGGATGATGAAACTTACAGAAGAACTTATGAAATGTATTTACAAAAATGTACAAAAAAATGATCCTGAAATTTTTATAGAAAATCAGCTTATTAGTTTGAAAACTCCGTTTCCTAGAATCCCTATCTTGGATGCTATTCAAAAACATACTGGATTTGATCTGATAGATATGGAAGAGGATCATTTAAGAGAAGTTTGTAAAAAATTACATATAGAGGAAAATCGTAAAATGAGCAAAGCAAAAATGATTGAGACAATTTTTGAAGAAAAATGCGAAAAACATTACAAAAATCCTACTTTTATTATTGATTATCCTATAGAAATGAGTCCTTTAACTAAAAGGCATCGTAATAAAAAAAATTTATCAGAACGTTTTGAACTTATTATCAATGGACAAGAAATTGCTAATTCCTATTCAGAATTGAATGATCCTATCGATCAAATAGATCGTTTTAGAGAACAAATTTCATTATACAAAAATACAGATGAATCAATGTTTCTTGATCAAGATTTTATACGTGCTTTAGAATTTGGAATGCCTCCTACTGCAGGTATTGGTATTGGAATAGACAGATTGGTCATGTTACTCACAAAACAAAATTCTATTCAAGAAGTCTTATTTTTCCCTCAAATGCGTCCAAAAAAGAGAAAATAA
- the lipB gene encoding lipoyl(octanoyl) transferase LipB, with amino-acid sequence MKKKILFFEDLGKKGYQETWDYQKILFNKLIQKKINKDKNQITGYLLFVEHPHVYTIGKNGKYQHLLVSSDFLKKIEATFYLTDRGGDITYHGPGQLVVYPILNMDDLFTDIHKYIRFLEEVIIHFLKYYGIKGGRQTGKTGVWLGEKKRISYKKICSIGIRMSRWVTMHGFALNVNTDLRYFDYIIPCGLINKEMTSLKEELNHPISFYEVKYLVKKSFKKIFNVECIYPNYSL; translated from the coding sequence ATGAAAAAAAAAATCCTCTTTTTCGAAGACTTAGGAAAAAAAGGATATCAAGAAACGTGGGATTATCAGAAAATATTATTCAATAAACTTATACAAAAAAAAATAAATAAAGATAAAAACCAAATTACAGGATATTTATTATTTGTGGAGCACCCACATGTATATACTATAGGTAAAAATGGAAAATATCAACATTTATTAGTATCATCAGATTTTTTAAAAAAAATAGAAGCAACATTTTATCTAACAGATAGAGGGGGTGATATTACGTACCATGGGCCTGGACAATTAGTCGTATATCCTATTTTAAATATGGATGATTTATTTACAGATATTCATAAATATATACGTTTTTTAGAAGAAGTAATTATCCATTTTTTAAAATATTATGGAATAAAAGGAGGGAGACAAACAGGAAAAACAGGAGTTTGGTTAGGAGAAAAAAAAAGAATATCCTATAAAAAAATATGTTCTATAGGAATTAGAATGAGTCGTTGGGTAACGATGCATGGTTTTGCTTTAAATGTAAATACAGATTTACGGTATTTCGATTATATTATTCCTTGTGGTCTTATAAATAAAGAAATGACTTCTTTAAAAGAAGAATTAAACCATCCTATCTCCTTTTATGAGGTAAAATATTTAGTAAAAAAATCTTTTAAAAAAATTTTTAATGTAGAGTGTATTTATCCAAATTATTCTCTATAG
- the mtaB gene encoding tRNA (N(6)-L-threonylcarbamoyladenosine(37)-C(2))-methylthiotransferase MtaB, with protein sequence MGKKKIAFYTMGCKLNYAETSTIARTFSKLNYEQVSFKSFADIYVINSCSVTKNADTKFKYLVRFFMKKNAKSFIIAIGCYAQIHPKEISYIRGVDLVLGDKEKFQINNYIDPVHLLKKYPAKIISTKINSDFYSSYSIGDRTRSFFKIQDGCDYKCSYCIIPMARGYSRSESIENILKKIQFLIQKGVKEIVLTGVNIGDYGKKIYGTNERRTFFDLIKVIEENIKENDVRIRLSSIEPNLLKKEYIEFLSKSKHFVPHFHLPLQSGSNDILGKMQRRYRRELYQEKVQNIRDFIPHAYIGSDIIVGFPGETHRHFLETYHFLKKLDISYLHIFSYSQRPKTKSITLQEHISKKIQCKRNKILRALSQHKYLSFCHKQINTKKTVLFEKNDKNEKYLYGYTENYIRTKIFFKNMYINTLHKVLLIKVDTDGVMIAQSIENNLDKYTLH encoded by the coding sequence ATGGGTAAAAAAAAAATAGCCTTTTATACCATGGGATGCAAATTAAATTATGCAGAGACTTCTACTATAGCAAGAACTTTTTCAAAGTTAAATTATGAACAGGTTTCTTTTAAAAGTTTTGCAGATATTTATGTGATTAATAGTTGTTCTGTAACAAAAAATGCAGATACTAAATTTAAGTACCTTGTTCGTTTTTTTATGAAAAAAAATGCAAAATCTTTTATTATTGCGATCGGATGTTATGCACAAATTCATCCTAAAGAAATTTCTTATATTCGAGGGGTAGATCTCGTGTTGGGTGATAAAGAAAAATTTCAAATAAATAACTATATTGATCCTGTTCATTTATTGAAAAAATATCCTGCAAAAATTATTTCAACAAAAATAAATTCTGATTTTTACTCGTCCTATTCTATAGGAGATCGAACTCGTTCTTTTTTTAAAATACAGGATGGATGTGATTATAAGTGTAGTTATTGTATCATTCCCATGGCAAGGGGTTATTCTCGTTCTGAAAGCATAGAAAATATTTTGAAAAAAATTCAGTTTCTGATTCAGAAAGGAGTAAAAGAAATTGTATTAACAGGGGTAAATATTGGAGATTATGGAAAAAAAATATATGGAACCAATGAACGTCGTACTTTTTTTGATTTAATAAAGGTTATAGAAGAAAACATAAAAGAAAATGATGTAAGAATACGTTTATCCTCTATAGAACCTAATTTATTAAAAAAAGAATATATTGAGTTTTTATCTAAAAGTAAACATTTTGTTCCTCACTTTCATCTTCCTTTACAATCTGGAAGTAATGATATTTTGGGAAAAATGCAGAGACGTTATAGACGAGAATTGTATCAAGAAAAAGTACAAAATATACGGGATTTTATTCCACATGCTTATATAGGTTCAGATATTATTGTGGGTTTTCCTGGAGAAACACATAGACATTTTTTAGAAACTTATCATTTTTTAAAAAAATTAGATATTTCTTATTTACACATTTTTTCTTATTCTCAAAGACCTAAAACAAAATCTATAACGCTACAGGAACATATATCTAAAAAAATACAATGTAAACGGAACAAAATATTAAGAGCTCTTTCCCAACATAAATATCTTTCTTTTTGTCATAAACAAATTAATACCAAAAAAACTGTTTTATTTGAAAAAAATGATAAAAATGAAAAATATTTGTATGGATATACAGAAAATTATATTAGAACAAAAATTTTTTTTAAAAATATGTATATCAATACTTTACATAAAGTACTTTTAATAAAAGTAGATACAGATGGGGTTATGATTGCTCAATCTATAGAGAATAATTTGGATAAATACACTCTACATTAA
- a CDS encoding peroxiredoxin: MNTTLIGKQAPNFTASAVLNGKDIVQNFTLEQFKGRKYVLLFFYPKDFTFVCPTEIYAFQEKKKDFEYRNVKIIAISTDSEQSHWAWLQIPKEKGGIYGVNYPIVSDINKTISHNYGVLSGDWICNEEGLMKSTGELISYRGLFLIDKEGIVRHLLINDFPLGRNINEAIRMIDALQYYEKSGEVCPANWIKGKKAIQASHSGIIDYFSS, translated from the coding sequence ATGAATACAACATTAATTGGAAAACAAGCTCCTAATTTTACAGCTAGTGCTGTATTAAATGGAAAAGATATTGTACAAAATTTTACGTTAGAACAGTTTAAAGGAAGAAAATATGTATTGCTTTTTTTCTATCCGAAGGATTTTACTTTTGTATGTCCCACAGAAATATATGCCTTTCAAGAAAAAAAAAAGGATTTTGAATATAGAAATGTAAAAATTATAGCTATATCTACAGATTCTGAACAATCTCACTGGGCTTGGTTACAAATTCCAAAAGAAAAAGGAGGAATATATGGAGTCAATTATCCTATAGTTTCTGATATCAATAAAACTATATCTCATAATTATGGGGTTTTATCTGGAGATTGGATTTGTAATGAAGAAGGGTTGATGAAATCTACGGGAGAACTGATTTCTTATAGAGGTTTGTTTTTAATAGATAAAGAAGGAATTGTACGACATCTTTTAATTAATGATTTTCCTTTAGGTAGGAATATTAATGAAGCCATTCGTATGATAGATGCACTTCAGTATTATGAAAAGAGTGGAGAAGTATGCCCCGCTAATTGGATAAAAGGAAAAAAAGCTATACAGGCTAGTCATAGTGGAATTATAGATTATTTTTCATCATAA
- the dnaG gene encoding DNA primase, which yields MISKETIKKIFSVSCIEEVIGDFIVLKKSGINYRGLSPFSNEKTPSLIVSPTKKIWKDFSSGKGGNMITFLMEHEHFTYVESLHYLAKKYDINIYEFKNSNNGYYYNTKNNNLYLIQKYAKCYFSYQLHYTQEGKENGLNYLMKKRKLNIKTIHEFELGYAPASCNLFTETALKKGFSITDLKKSGLTRFKQSNSFDCFRKRVIFPIQDIYGKVIGFGGRTIHNYSRYTTKYLNSSENDIFQKSKILYGLFQAKKKIFQEGICYLVEGYTDVLSLHQSGIKNVVSSSGTSLNIDQIRLIKKLTKTIVLFYDGDFSGIQASLRVINMCLEQEMNIRILFLSNGEDPDSISKKYSSSQLRDFIVKNSYNFVSFKKKIYEKFHKDDPVKKYYLIFNILNSISKIYNPIQRELYIQETSKIFKICQKVLISELERICKKKRDKSPLYKKNYPVFSKKNKNIICIIEEKLIHLILNYGDQIVKKYGNHTNTTILEEIRHTLQYYNLRFSLNDHQRIFDQICLHKDKKVKLENFQFLQKKQKSYSLSNQWKIKGIEVPSKEENLSQYLIDIICIYKAQYILKLIQKEISNFNKLGNNKDIIKKIMHLTKLKNKINKKLHRLV from the coding sequence ATGATTTCTAAAGAAACTATAAAAAAAATATTTTCTGTTTCTTGTATAGAAGAAGTAATCGGAGATTTTATTGTATTAAAAAAAAGTGGGATAAATTATCGAGGACTTAGTCCATTTTCTAATGAAAAAACTCCTTCACTTATAGTTTCTCCTACAAAAAAAATATGGAAAGATTTTAGTTCAGGAAAAGGGGGGAATATGATCACTTTTCTTATGGAACATGAACATTTTACTTATGTAGAATCCTTACATTATTTAGCTAAAAAATATGATATCAATATTTATGAATTTAAGAATAGTAATAATGGATATTATTATAATACAAAAAATAATAATTTATACTTGATACAAAAGTATGCTAAATGTTATTTTAGTTACCAATTGCATTACACTCAAGAAGGTAAAGAAAATGGATTGAATTATTTGATGAAAAAAAGAAAATTGAATATAAAAACTATTCATGAATTTGAATTAGGTTATGCTCCTGCTTCCTGTAATTTATTCACTGAAACAGCTTTAAAAAAAGGATTTAGTATTACGGATTTAAAAAAATCTGGTCTTACTAGATTCAAACAATCTAATTCTTTTGACTGTTTTCGTAAACGTGTAATATTTCCAATACAGGATATATATGGGAAGGTTATAGGTTTTGGTGGAAGAACGATTCATAATTATTCACGTTACACAACAAAATATCTAAATTCATCCGAAAACGATATTTTTCAAAAAAGTAAAATTTTATATGGATTATTTCAAGCTAAAAAAAAAATTTTTCAAGAGGGGATTTGTTATTTAGTAGAAGGATATACGGATGTTCTTTCTTTACATCAATCTGGTATAAAAAATGTAGTTTCTTCTTCTGGTACTTCACTGAATATAGATCAAATAAGATTGATTAAAAAATTGACAAAAACTATTGTTCTTTTTTACGATGGTGATTTTTCTGGGATTCAAGCTTCTTTAAGAGTCATTAATATGTGTTTGGAACAAGAAATGAATATACGTATATTATTTCTTTCCAATGGAGAAGATCCAGATTCTATTTCTAAAAAATATTCTTCTTCTCAATTGAGAGATTTTATCGTAAAAAATAGTTATAATTTTGTTTCTTTTAAAAAAAAAATATATGAAAAATTTCACAAAGATGATCCAGTGAAAAAATATTATTTAATTTTTAATATTTTAAATAGTATTTCAAAAATATACAATCCTATTCAAAGAGAATTATATATACAAGAAACTTCTAAAATATTTAAAATTTGTCAAAAAGTTCTAATTTCCGAATTAGAACGAATTTGTAAAAAAAAACGGGATAAGTCTCCTCTTTATAAAAAGAATTATCCTGTATTTTCAAAAAAAAACAAAAATATTATTTGTATCATTGAAGAAAAATTGATTCATTTAATTTTAAATTATGGAGATCAAATAGTAAAAAAATATGGTAATCATACTAACACTACCATTTTAGAAGAAATAAGACATACTTTGCAATACTATAATTTACGTTTTTCTTTGAATGATCATCAGAGAATATTTGATCAAATTTGTTTACACAAAGATAAAAAAGTAAAATTAGAAAATTTTCAATTTTTGCAAAAAAAACAAAAATCTTATTCATTATCCAATCAATGGAAAATAAAAGGGATTGAAGTTCCTTCGAAAGAGGAAAATTTATCTCAATATCTCATAGATATTATATGTATTTATAAGGCACAATATATTTTAAAATTAATTCAAAAAGAAATCAGTAATTTTAATAAATTAGGGAATAATAAAGATATTATAAAAAAAATCATGCATTTAACAAAATTAAAAAATAAAATTAATAAAAAATTACATAGATTGGTTTGA